In a single window of the Micromonospora inositola genome:
- a CDS encoding helix-turn-helix transcriptional regulator: MTSRPAAAQHLRDLARLRRVRDRIDREYAQPLDIEALARGVNMSAGHLSREFRLAYGESPYAYLMTRRIERAMALLRRGDLSVTEVCFAVGCASLGTFSTRFTELVGVPPSVYRRHAGRATAGMPSCVAKQVTRPIRNREARVTEPQLA, from the coding sequence GTGACCAGCAGACCCGCCGCGGCGCAGCACCTGCGCGACCTCGCGCGGCTGCGCCGCGTCCGCGACCGGATCGACCGGGAGTACGCGCAGCCGCTGGACATCGAGGCGCTCGCCCGCGGCGTGAACATGTCGGCCGGGCACCTCAGCCGCGAGTTCCGGCTCGCCTACGGTGAGTCGCCGTACGCCTATCTGATGACGCGGCGCATCGAGCGGGCGATGGCGCTGTTGCGCCGTGGCGACCTCAGCGTCACCGAGGTCTGTTTCGCGGTCGGCTGCGCGTCGCTGGGCACCTTCAGCACTCGCTTCACCGAGCTGGTCGGTGTGCCGCCCAGCGTCTACCGGCGCCACGCGGGGCGTGCGACGGCGGGGATGCCGTCGTGCGTGGCGAAACAGGTGACCAGACCGATCAGGAATCGAGAAGCGCGGGTCACGGAGCCGCAACTAGCCTGA
- a CDS encoding VOC family protein, giving the protein MDLTIHFTFLPHNDPDASLAFYRDTLGFEVRNDVGYGGMRWITVGPADQPGTSIVLHPPGADPGITDDERRTIAEMMAKGTYASIVLATKDLDGVFARLEASGAEVVQEPTEQPYGVRDCAFRDPAGNQIRINEPR; this is encoded by the coding sequence ATGGACCTCACCATTCACTTCACCTTCCTCCCGCACAACGACCCGGACGCCTCCCTGGCCTTCTATCGCGACACCCTCGGCTTCGAGGTCCGCAACGACGTCGGATACGGCGGGATGCGCTGGATCACGGTCGGCCCCGCCGACCAGCCCGGCACGTCCATCGTGCTGCATCCGCCGGGCGCCGACCCCGGCATCACCGACGACGAGCGCCGCACCATCGCCGAGATGATGGCCAAGGGCACCTACGCCAGCATCGTCCTGGCCACCAAGGACCTCGACGGCGTCTTCGCGCGGCTGGAGGCCAGCGGCGCCGAGGTCGTCCAGGAGCCGACCGAGCAGCCGTACGGCGTTCGCGACTGTGCCTTTCGCGATCCCGCGGGCAACCAGATCCGCATCAACGAGCCGCGCTGA
- a CDS encoding SDR family oxidoreductase: MSIVVTGATGQLGRLIIESLLARGVPADQIVAVGRDTDRLADLAGRGVVTQLADYDDAESLQAAFAGAEKLMFVSGSEVGRRVVQHGNVVTAAKEAGVKQVVYTSIAKADTSSLVLAAEHKATEQLIKDSGLPYVFLRNSWYLENYTAQLPTYLQHGVAGAADDGRVSAATRADYAEAAAAVLTIEGHTNQVYELGGAPFTLTDLAAEISRQTGTAVSYLDLPVDKYTELLVAAGVPEGYAAVLADGDRGLAQGDLAVGDDLARLLGRTPTTLAEAIRAAL, translated from the coding sequence ATGTCCATCGTCGTCACCGGCGCCACCGGCCAGCTCGGCCGCCTGATCATCGAGTCGCTGCTCGCCCGGGGTGTACCGGCCGACCAGATCGTGGCGGTCGGCCGGGACACCGACCGCCTGGCCGACCTGGCCGGGCGCGGGGTGGTCACCCAGTTGGCCGACTACGACGACGCCGAGTCGCTGCAGGCCGCCTTCGCGGGCGCCGAGAAGCTGATGTTCGTCTCCGGCAGCGAGGTCGGCCGACGGGTGGTGCAGCACGGCAACGTCGTCACTGCCGCCAAGGAGGCCGGCGTCAAGCAGGTGGTCTACACCAGCATCGCGAAGGCGGACACCTCCAGCCTCGTGCTCGCCGCCGAGCACAAGGCGACCGAGCAGCTGATCAAGGACTCCGGCCTGCCGTACGTCTTCCTGCGCAACAGCTGGTACCTGGAGAACTACACCGCCCAGCTCCCGACGTACCTCCAGCACGGTGTCGCGGGCGCGGCGGATGACGGCCGGGTCAGCGCGGCCACCCGCGCCGACTACGCCGAGGCGGCCGCGGCGGTGCTCACCATCGAGGGCCACACCAACCAGGTGTACGAGCTGGGCGGCGCCCCCTTCACCCTGACCGACCTGGCCGCCGAGATCTCCCGGCAGACCGGCACCGCGGTCTCGTACCTCGACCTACCGGTCGACAAGTACACCGAGCTGCTGGTCGCGGCCGGCGTGCCCGAGGGGTACGCGGCCGTGCTGGCCGACGGCGACCGGGGTCTTGCCCAGGGCGACCTGGCGGTCGGGGACGACCTGGCGAGGCTGCTCGGCCGCACGCCGACGACGCTCGCCGAGGCGATCCGCGCCGCACTCTGA
- a CDS encoding ATP-dependent Clp protease proteolytic subunit, with protein sequence MGYGVWMLDGGQPSFGDQVFERLLRERIIFLGTEVTDESANQICAQILLLAAEDPKRDIFLYINSPGGSVSAGMAVYDTMRYVRNDVATLALGLAGSMGQFLLCAGAAGKRFALPHSRIMMHQPSGGMGGTASDITIQAENMLHVKRTMQQLTAEHSGRTLDEIRRDWDRDRWFTAEQAREYGLIDRVLSGVEQLPG encoded by the coding sequence ATGGGGTACGGCGTGTGGATGCTGGACGGCGGACAGCCGTCCTTCGGTGACCAGGTGTTCGAGCGGCTGCTCCGCGAGCGGATCATCTTCCTCGGCACCGAGGTCACCGACGAGTCGGCGAACCAGATCTGCGCGCAGATCCTGCTGCTCGCCGCCGAGGACCCGAAGCGGGACATCTTCCTCTACATCAACTCACCCGGCGGCTCAGTCAGCGCCGGGATGGCCGTCTACGACACCATGCGCTACGTGAGGAACGACGTGGCCACCCTGGCGCTCGGGCTCGCCGGCTCGATGGGGCAGTTCCTGCTCTGCGCGGGAGCGGCCGGGAAGCGCTTCGCGCTCCCCCACTCGCGGATCATGATGCACCAGCCGTCCGGCGGGATGGGCGGCACCGCCTCGGACATCACCATCCAGGCGGAGAACATGCTGCACGTCAAGCGGACCATGCAGCAGCTGACCGCCGAGCACAGCGGGCGGACGCTGGACGAGATCCGGCGTGACTGGGACCGGGACCGCTGGTTCACCGCCGAGCAGGCCCGCGAGTACGGCCTGATCGACCGGGTGCTCAGCGGCGTGGAGCAGCTGCCCGGCTGA
- a CDS encoding potassium channel family protein: MIHFPAQRRGPLSALSLRLLAALGLVLAVVAAVYLDRDGYRDVNEDGLTLLDCFYYAVVSLSTTGYGDITPAAPSARLVNVLFVTPARVLFLIILVGTTLEVLTEQYRTGRRLSRWRRTVKDHVIICGYGTKGRSAVSALLENGLDRSRIVVVERSGPALRQATSAGLVAIEGSATRSSVLEEAHIRTAKSVIIATDSDDASVLVALTVRQLTAGQVRIIAAVREAENAPLLKQSGAHHVIVSSATAGRLLGLSTSAPPLIDVVEDLLTPGQGMALAMRSAERDEVGRSPRELESLVIALVRRGKVVTLNDRAAAVIETGDMLVHVRDDRPQAATSAH, from the coding sequence GTGATCCATTTTCCCGCGCAACGGCGGGGGCCGCTGAGCGCGCTCAGTCTGCGCCTGCTCGCCGCCCTGGGCCTGGTCCTCGCCGTGGTCGCCGCGGTCTACCTGGACCGGGACGGCTACCGCGACGTCAACGAGGACGGGCTCACGCTCCTCGACTGCTTCTACTACGCGGTGGTCTCGCTCTCCACCACCGGGTACGGCGACATCACCCCGGCGGCGCCCTCGGCGCGCCTGGTCAACGTCCTGTTCGTCACCCCCGCCCGGGTGCTCTTCCTGATCATCCTGGTCGGCACCACCCTGGAAGTCCTGACCGAGCAGTACCGGACCGGCCGTCGCCTGTCGCGGTGGAGGAGGACCGTGAAGGACCACGTCATCATCTGCGGCTACGGCACCAAGGGCCGCAGCGCCGTCTCCGCCCTGCTGGAGAACGGGCTGGACCGGTCCCGGATCGTGGTGGTGGAACGCAGCGGCCCGGCCCTGCGCCAGGCCACCTCGGCCGGGCTGGTAGCCATCGAGGGCTCGGCCACCCGCTCGTCGGTGCTGGAGGAGGCGCACATCCGGACCGCCAAGTCGGTGATCATCGCGACCGACAGCGACGACGCCTCGGTGCTGGTGGCGCTGACCGTCCGGCAGCTCACCGCCGGCCAGGTCCGGATCATCGCGGCGGTCCGTGAGGCCGAGAACGCGCCGCTGCTCAAGCAGAGCGGGGCGCACCACGTGATCGTCTCCTCGGCCACCGCCGGCCGGCTGCTCGGCCTCTCCACCTCCGCACCGCCGCTGATCGACGTGGTGGAGGACCTGCTGACCCCGGGGCAGGGCATGGCGCTGGCCATGCGCTCGGCCGAGCGCGACGAGGTGGGTCGGTCGCCGCGTGAGCTGGAGTCCCTGGTCATCGCCCTGGTCCGGCGGGGCAAGGTGGTCACGCTGAACGACCGGGCCGCCGCGGTGATCGAGACCGGCGACATGCTGGTCCACGTCCGGGACGACCGCCCCCAGGCCGCCACCTCCGCCCACTGA
- a CDS encoding 2-oxoacid:acceptor oxidoreductase subunit alpha encodes MTKQIRQLDRVVIRFAGDSGDGMQLTGDRFTSETAQLGNDISTLPNFPAEIRAPAGTLPGVSSFQVHFADYDILTPGDAPNVLVAMNPAALKANLADLPRGADIIVNTDEFTKRNLAKVGYQVSPLDDDSLAGYVVHPVALTSMTVGALATHEVSKKDAERAKNMFALGLLSWMYSRPYESTLRFLERKFAARPELVAANVAAFRAGWNFGETTEDFSVRYEVKPAKMVAGTYRNITGNAALSLGLVAAGVRSGLPVFLGAYPITPASDILHELSKHKRFGVITMQAEDEIAAVGAALGASYGGSLAVTTTSGPGVALKSETISLAVALELPLVVVDVQRAGPSTGMPTKTEQADLNMALYGRHGEAPVAVIAPRSPADCFHAALEAARIALTYRTPVILLSDNYVANGSEPWLLPDVESLPDLRVEFATAPNGEDGTTFLPYLRDPETLARPWAIPGTPGLEHRIGGLEKADKTGDISYDPANHDFMVRTRAARIETIPVPDIEVEDPDGDARVLVLGWGSTYGPIGAACRGLRQRGLSIAQAHVRHLAPMPANLGEVLRSYDRVVIPEMNLGQLAHVIRAKYLVDAIGYNQVRGLPFTAAELETMLEEVLKNV; translated from the coding sequence GTGACCAAGCAGATCCGTCAACTCGACCGGGTGGTCATCCGGTTCGCCGGCGACTCCGGCGACGGCATGCAGCTCACCGGCGACCGGTTCACCTCCGAGACGGCGCAGCTCGGCAACGACATCTCGACGTTGCCGAACTTCCCGGCCGAGATCCGGGCCCCCGCCGGCACCCTCCCGGGCGTGTCGAGCTTCCAGGTGCACTTCGCCGACTACGACATCCTGACCCCGGGCGACGCCCCGAACGTCCTGGTCGCGATGAATCCGGCGGCGCTCAAGGCCAACCTGGCCGACCTGCCGCGCGGCGCGGACATCATCGTCAACACCGACGAGTTCACCAAGCGCAACCTGGCCAAGGTGGGCTACCAGGTCAGTCCGCTGGACGACGACTCGCTCGCCGGCTACGTGGTGCACCCGGTGGCGCTGACCTCGATGACGGTCGGCGCGCTGGCCACGCATGAGGTGTCCAAGAAGGACGCCGAGCGGGCCAAGAACATGTTCGCCCTGGGCCTGCTGTCGTGGATGTACTCCCGGCCGTACGAGTCGACGCTGCGCTTCCTGGAGCGCAAGTTCGCCGCCCGGCCCGAGCTGGTCGCGGCGAACGTGGCCGCCTTCCGGGCCGGCTGGAACTTCGGCGAGACCACCGAGGACTTCTCGGTCCGGTACGAGGTGAAGCCGGCGAAGATGGTGGCGGGCACCTACCGGAACATCACCGGCAACGCCGCGCTCTCGCTCGGCCTGGTGGCCGCCGGGGTCCGCTCCGGGCTGCCGGTCTTCCTCGGGGCGTACCCGATCACCCCGGCCTCGGACATCCTGCACGAGCTGAGCAAGCACAAGCGGTTCGGCGTGATCACCATGCAGGCCGAGGACGAGATCGCCGCGGTGGGGGCCGCGCTCGGCGCGTCGTACGGCGGCTCGCTCGCCGTGACCACCACCAGCGGTCCCGGTGTGGCGCTGAAGAGCGAGACCATCTCCCTGGCGGTGGCGCTGGAGTTGCCGCTGGTCGTCGTCGACGTGCAGCGGGCCGGGCCGTCCACCGGCATGCCGACCAAGACCGAACAGGCCGACCTCAACATGGCGCTGTACGGCCGGCACGGCGAGGCCCCGGTCGCGGTGATCGCGCCCAGGTCGCCCGCCGACTGCTTCCACGCCGCCCTGGAGGCGGCCCGGATCGCGCTGACCTACCGCACCCCGGTGATCCTGCTGTCGGACAACTACGTCGCCAACGGCTCGGAGCCGTGGCTGCTGCCCGACGTGGAGTCCCTGCCCGACCTGCGGGTGGAGTTCGCCACCGCGCCCAACGGCGAGGACGGCACCACCTTCCTGCCGTACCTGCGCGACCCGGAGACCCTGGCCCGGCCGTGGGCCATCCCGGGCACGCCGGGGCTGGAGCACCGGATCGGCGGCCTGGAGAAGGCCGACAAGACCGGCGACATCTCGTACGACCCGGCGAACCACGACTTCATGGTGCGGACCCGGGCGGCCCGGATCGAGACGATCCCGGTGCCGGACATCGAGGTGGAGGACCCGGACGGCGACGCCCGGGTGCTGGTGCTCGGCTGGGGCTCGACGTACGGGCCGATCGGGGCGGCGTGCCGGGGCCTGCGGCAGCGCGGGCTCTCCATCGCCCAGGCGCACGTGCGCCACCTGGCCCCGATGCCGGCCAACCTCGGCGAGGTGCTGCGCTCGTACGACCGGGTCGTCATCCCCGAGATGAACCTCGGCCAGCTCGCCCACGTGATCCGGGCGAAGTACCTGGTCGACGCGATCGGCTACAACCAGGTCCGCGGCCTGCCGTTCACGGCCGCCGAGCTGGAGACGATGCTGGAAGAGGTCCTGAAGAATGTCTGA
- a CDS encoding HAD-IIB family hydrolase — translation MNDLRVVAFDLDDTLAVSKSQIDRRMAELLSHLLTEVDVLIISGGRFEQFKSQVLAHLDLNEEQRVRLHLMPTCGTRYYRWQNGDWRQVYAEDLSAEDKARVIEVLTESAKALDLWETKTWGDVIEDRGSQITFSALGQSAPPAEKYGWDPDGDKKKRLRDVVAELLPDLEVRGGGSTSIDVTRKGVDKAYGMRKLLECLDLKTDNVLFVGDRLDHGGNDYPVKAMGIQCVPVTRWEETADYVEALVDDLVKLRAQRA, via the coding sequence ATGAACGATCTTCGAGTAGTGGCGTTCGACCTGGACGACACCCTGGCAGTCTCCAAGTCCCAGATCGATCGTCGCATGGCGGAACTGCTCAGCCACCTGCTCACCGAGGTCGACGTCCTCATCATCTCCGGCGGGCGGTTCGAGCAGTTCAAGTCGCAGGTGCTCGCGCACCTCGACCTCAACGAGGAGCAGCGCGTCCGGCTGCACCTGATGCCCACCTGCGGCACCCGCTACTACCGCTGGCAGAACGGGGACTGGCGGCAGGTCTACGCGGAGGACCTGAGCGCCGAGGACAAGGCCCGGGTGATCGAGGTCCTGACCGAGTCCGCGAAGGCGTTGGACCTCTGGGAGACGAAGACCTGGGGCGACGTCATCGAGGACCGGGGCAGCCAGATCACCTTCTCCGCGCTGGGCCAGTCCGCGCCGCCCGCGGAGAAGTACGGCTGGGACCCGGACGGCGACAAGAAGAAGCGACTCCGGGACGTCGTCGCCGAGCTGCTGCCCGACCTCGAGGTACGCGGTGGCGGCTCGACGTCGATCGACGTCACCCGCAAGGGCGTGGACAAGGCGTACGGCATGCGGAAGCTGCTGGAGTGCCTCGACCTGAAGACCGACAACGTGCTCTTCGTCGGTGACCGGCTGGACCACGGCGGCAACGACTACCCGGTCAAGGCGATGGGCATCCAGTGCGTTCCCGTCACCCGGTGGGAGGAGACGGCCGACTACGTCGAGGCCCTCGTCGACGACCTGGTCAAGCTGCGCGCGCAGCGCGCCTGA
- a CDS encoding MFS transporter, translated as MLTDDRSGSGTRSWIGSLGRVLSQPMLRRVMPGMLVSALGDGMSLVAVAWLAVQIAPPDQAGVWTGLAVAAYALPATIGAAMLARLVRGFRGARLVAVDATLRAVALGAIAVLAVAGLLDPVVYVVLLATSSLLHAWGSAGAYTLIAESLPEEDRVSGNAILSTFTQAAVVVGPALAGGLTALVGPGWVIGADAASFAVLAATCWTASPRRATAVRPVPAAATGGGRVILGQPRLLGLLAVTCVFFFLYGPVEVALPVHVAQELHGSPGLLGLYWAAFGVGATLGGLGAGLLRHRSLWLVVVSIIVGWGAALLPLGLTDLVAPGLIGFAVGGLIYGPFTAICTALFQRTSPPDALSRVLATRTALTIPSTALGTLLGGPLVTAVGGRYTLLLSALLTIALGVSVAAVLGVGRRHAGRARQPSLRTFA; from the coding sequence GTGCTGACCGACGACCGATCGGGGTCCGGCACCCGGTCGTGGATCGGGTCCCTCGGCCGGGTGCTGAGCCAGCCGATGCTACGCCGGGTCATGCCCGGGATGCTCGTCTCGGCACTCGGCGACGGGATGAGCCTGGTCGCGGTGGCGTGGCTCGCGGTGCAGATCGCGCCACCCGACCAGGCTGGTGTCTGGACCGGGCTGGCAGTGGCGGCGTACGCGCTGCCGGCCACCATCGGCGCGGCCATGCTCGCCCGGCTGGTGCGCGGGTTCCGCGGCGCACGACTGGTCGCTGTGGACGCAACGCTTCGGGCGGTCGCGCTGGGCGCGATCGCGGTGCTCGCGGTGGCGGGGCTGCTCGACCCGGTGGTGTACGTGGTGCTGCTCGCGACCTCGTCGCTGCTGCACGCGTGGGGCAGCGCCGGGGCGTACACGCTCATCGCCGAGTCGCTGCCGGAGGAGGACCGGGTGAGCGGCAACGCGATCCTGTCGACGTTCACGCAGGCGGCGGTCGTGGTGGGCCCGGCGCTGGCCGGCGGGCTGACCGCGCTGGTCGGTCCCGGCTGGGTGATCGGCGCCGATGCGGCGAGCTTCGCCGTCCTCGCCGCGACCTGCTGGACGGCCTCGCCGCGGCGGGCCACCGCCGTCCGCCCCGTGCCGGCGGCGGCGACCGGGGGCGGGCGCGTCATTCTGGGCCAGCCGCGGCTGCTCGGGCTGCTCGCGGTGACCTGTGTCTTCTTCTTCCTCTACGGCCCGGTCGAGGTGGCCCTGCCTGTCCATGTTGCACAGGAGCTCCATGGCTCGCCCGGCCTGCTGGGCCTGTACTGGGCCGCGTTCGGCGTCGGGGCGACGCTGGGAGGTCTCGGTGCCGGCCTGCTCCGGCACCGCTCGCTGTGGCTGGTGGTGGTGAGCATCATCGTCGGCTGGGGAGCCGCGCTGCTGCCGCTGGGGCTGACCGACCTCGTCGCACCAGGACTGATCGGCTTCGCCGTCGGTGGGCTGATCTACGGCCCGTTCACCGCGATCTGCACGGCGCTGTTCCAGCGCACCAGCCCGCCGGATGCGCTCAGCCGCGTGCTCGCCACCCGGACCGCGCTCACCATCCCTTCCACCGCGCTGGGCACGCTGCTGGGCGGCCCGCTCGTCACCGCGGTCGGTGGCCGGTACACGCTGCTGCTGTCCGCGTTGCTGACCATCGCGCTCGGGGTATCGGTCGCGGCGGTCCTCGGGGTGGGCCGACGTCATGCCGGACGGGCTCGACAGCCGTCCCTCCGCACCTTCGCATGA
- a CDS encoding 2-oxoacid:ferredoxin oxidoreductase subunit beta: MSEPVALKLTAKDFKSDQEVRWCPGCGDYAILAAVQQFMPELNIPRENTVFVSGIGCSSRFPYYMNTYGMHSIHGRAPAIATGLSVSRPDLSVWVVTGDGDALSIGGNHLIHALRRNVNLKILLFNNRIYGLTKGQYSPTSEVGKITKSTPVGSADAPFNPLSLALGAEATFVGRTIDSDRKHLQSVLRAAAEHQGSAFVEIYQNCNIFNDGAFDQLKEPGTRDDFLIRLEHGQPVTFGSDGQFCVVHPPGGFGLEVRETASVRPEEIVVHDATVSDPAYAFALSRLPGLDLRNTPIGVFRSVSRPSYDSAVQEQVATAKAKVAETPEQQLTGLLASGDTWTIL; encoded by the coding sequence ATGTCTGAGCCCGTCGCCCTCAAGCTCACCGCCAAGGACTTCAAGTCCGACCAGGAGGTGCGCTGGTGCCCCGGCTGCGGCGACTACGCGATCCTGGCCGCCGTCCAGCAGTTCATGCCGGAGCTGAACATCCCCCGCGAGAACACCGTCTTCGTCTCCGGGATCGGCTGCTCGTCGCGCTTCCCGTACTACATGAACACGTACGGGATGCACTCGATCCACGGCCGTGCCCCGGCGATCGCCACCGGCCTGTCGGTGTCCCGGCCGGACCTGTCGGTCTGGGTGGTCACCGGTGACGGCGACGCGCTCTCCATCGGCGGCAACCACCTGATCCACGCGCTGCGCCGCAACGTCAACCTGAAGATCCTGCTGTTCAACAACCGGATCTACGGCCTGACCAAGGGGCAGTACTCGCCGACGTCGGAGGTCGGCAAGATCACCAAGTCGACCCCGGTCGGCTCGGCGGACGCCCCGTTCAACCCGCTGTCGCTGGCGCTCGGCGCGGAGGCCACCTTCGTCGGCCGCACCATCGACTCGGACCGCAAGCACCTCCAGTCGGTGCTGCGGGCCGCGGCGGAGCACCAGGGCTCGGCCTTCGTGGAGATCTACCAGAACTGCAACATCTTCAACGACGGCGCGTTCGACCAGCTCAAGGAGCCGGGCACCCGGGACGACTTCCTGATCCGGCTGGAGCACGGGCAGCCCGTCACGTTCGGCTCCGACGGGCAGTTCTGCGTCGTCCACCCGCCGGGCGGGTTCGGCCTCGAGGTGCGGGAGACCGCCTCGGTCCGCCCCGAGGAGATCGTCGTGCACGACGCCACGGTCAGCGACCCGGCGTACGCCTTCGCGCTGTCCCGGCTGCCCGGGCTGGACCTGCGCAACACCCCGATCGGCGTGTTCCGCTCGGTCAGCCGCCCGTCCTACGACAGCGCGGTGCAGGAGCAGGTCGCCACGGCGAAGGCGAAGGTCGCCGAGACCCCCGAGCAGCAGCTCACCGGCCTGCTCGCCAGCGGCGACACCTGGACGATCCTCTGA
- a CDS encoding helix-turn-helix domain-containing protein encodes MSLLRRVIGGVLRRVRLRQGRTLREVALAAGVSLPYLSEVERGRKEASSEVLAAICRALEINLSDLLEEARDELRRVERRVPATSGTGLARLDRVPAARRDAAGPRLRIGFHPDGGVPHLDGSSIDATPGAGGRVPYVGGATLGGHLSQIGGPAGPLLRAGGGLPAGGATGHVGPTVGGAGLRVRLIASAPAGRPRPRTSDGLARRRARAGRRRLTAD; translated from the coding sequence ATGTCGTTGCTGCGACGGGTGATCGGCGGGGTGCTGCGCCGGGTGCGGCTGCGGCAGGGCCGCACGCTGCGCGAGGTCGCCCTGGCGGCCGGGGTGTCGCTGCCCTACCTCTCCGAGGTCGAACGCGGTCGCAAGGAGGCCTCCTCGGAGGTGCTGGCGGCGATCTGCCGGGCCCTCGAGATCAACCTCTCCGATCTGCTCGAGGAGGCCCGGGACGAGCTGCGCCGGGTCGAGCGGCGGGTCCCCGCCACGTCGGGGACGGGCCTGGCCCGGCTCGACCGCGTGCCGGCCGCCCGCCGCGACGCCGCCGGCCCCCGCCTGCGGATCGGCTTCCACCCCGACGGCGGGGTGCCCCACCTGGACGGGTCCTCCATCGACGCGACGCCGGGGGCGGGCGGGCGCGTCCCGTACGTCGGCGGTGCGACGCTCGGCGGGCACCTGTCGCAGATCGGCGGTCCGGCCGGGCCGCTGCTGCGAGCCGGCGGCGGACTGCCCGCCGGCGGCGCGACCGGGCACGTGGGGCCGACGGTCGGTGGGGCGGGCCTGCGGGTCCGGCTGATCGCCTCCGCCCCGGCCGGGCGCCCCCGCCCGCGGACCTCCGACGGGCTGGCCCGCAGGCGGGCCCGGGCGGGCCGACGGCGGCTGACCGCCGACTAG
- a CDS encoding winged helix-turn-helix transcriptional regulator — MNPDIFNRNCGSRKVIDRIGDRWSLLVVLALADGDKRYGELAERVDGISQKMLTQTLRGLERDGLVTRTVHATVPPRVDYALTDLGRSVLDLVAGLEAWATTHLAEVEAARARYDAR; from the coding sequence GTGAACCCGGATATCTTCAACCGGAACTGCGGCAGCCGGAAGGTCATCGACCGGATCGGCGACCGCTGGAGCCTCCTCGTGGTCCTCGCCCTCGCCGACGGCGACAAGCGCTACGGCGAGCTGGCCGAGCGGGTCGACGGGATCAGCCAGAAGATGCTCACCCAGACCCTGCGCGGCCTGGAGCGCGACGGCCTGGTCACCCGGACGGTGCACGCCACCGTCCCGCCCCGGGTGGACTACGCGCTGACCGACCTGGGGCGCAGTGTGCTCGACCTGGTCGCCGGCCTGGAGGCGTGGGCCACCACCCACCTCGCCGAGGTGGAGGCCGCCCGGGCCCGCTACGACGCCCGCTGA